The genomic DNA GAAACAAAACTGATCTCCATGACCTCTCGATCAAAGGAGAGGATCAAATCAAGCGCTTCCACCAATCCTTCGGTCAGGTAGCTCATACCTCTATGGTCCTCAATATCTCCTCCTCTTTCCGACGCATTACTCTAGATTCGGCCTCCTCCAAATGATCGTAACTTAAAAGGTGAAGCGCCCCATGGATAAGCAGAATAGCTAATTCCCTTTCAAAGCTGTGGCCCAGTTGAACTGCCTGACGCTGGCAGGTCTCGGTAGAGATAACGATCTCACCCAGGCAGGGGCCTGGATGTCCTCCTTCCCTGAAGGCAAAGGCCAGGACATCAGTCGGTTCATCTATCTGACGATACTCCCGGTTTAGTTGCTGAATTAATTCATCATCGGCCAGGAGGATACTTACTTCCC from bacterium includes the following:
- the ybeY gene encoding rRNA maturation RNase YbeY, with protein sequence MNSKLEIGIANKQSEAVDLQEVERIIRQTLHLEGIKEGEVSILLADDELIQQLNREYRQIDEPTDVLAFAFREGGHPGPCLGEIVISTETCQRQAVQLGHSFERELAILLIHGALHLLSYDHLEEAESRVMRRKEEEILRTIEV